ATGGTCCCGAACCGCGTGCCGTTCGGCTCGTGCAAGACGCTGTGCAGCGAGGCGCCGCGCCGCTGTCTCTGCCACCGGCTCAGCAGTCGGCCAGCGCTCGAAGTGCCTCACAGATCGCGGCGCGGGGCGATGCCACAGCCCCAACGCGATCGGTGAGGAAGGATCGCCGAATGGGCTGGAGGTTGTCGAACGTCGCCGCACACGGCTGATCGAGCCCGTCACGAGCGCCGAGTGGAACTTCGGTCGGTATGTCTCGCACCGTCCGGGTCACGGGAGCAACGATGAGCCACCGCAACACCGGTACGGCCTCAGAACGGGTCACGATGAGAACCGGCCGACGCTTGTCCTCGGCCTCGGCCCACCAGATCTCACCTTGTGCGGGCGTCACCATGGCTCATCGGCGATCATGTCGCGCGTGGCCTCGTCACCCCAGCTGTATTCGTCGTCGGTCTGGGGTCGTGTCTGATACGCCTCGACGATCTCGGCAGCAACCTGAGCTCGTCGGTAGCGATCCACGATCGCCCGCAGCCCTGCTCGGACTGCGTCCGACCGCGAATCGAAGACGCCTTGCGCGACCAGGGAGTCAATCGCTGCCACGAGTCGATCGTCGACACGAGTCACAAGCTGTTGCATAGCGGAAAGCATAGCAGAACACATCACACGAGGGCGGTCGGGAGCGCAGCGTGAGCCTTACTCGGACTCGCTCACCGATGAGACTCGCTCACCCGATGAGCGCAGAGGTGGCGGCGTCGTCCGGCGAGACGCGGCTCGACGGTCGAAACGCAGCCGTCATCGCGTGACATGTCACGACCCGTCAGGGCGAGCGCCGTGGTGACGGTGGTGGCCTATCGCTTCGACTTCGGCTTCTTCGGTGGAAGCGCGGCGACGTGGTCCAGCGCGCACTTCACCCACGGCGCCGCATGTGCGGGATCGGACGCCCACGCCAACGGGATCGTGACATAGCCGCCCATGGGCCGCTCCACCGGGCCGAACGGTCCCGCGCCCTCGACGGACAGCAACTCATCACGCGCGTGCTCGGGCAGCTTCACGCCGATGTCCGCGCCGAACAGACCCATGAACATGTTGCCGTTCACGAACGCGCCCAGATTCCCGAACATCGGCCTGGTCTCGACCCGCGGGTCGTCCGGGACCAGGTCGAGAAAGCGCGCCTTGTCGGCCTCGGTCGGCTTCGGCATCTGCATCAGGCGCCCTCCTCGTCGCTGCCAGCGCCAGGGCAGCACATGATCGCGCACCGGGCGGCGACAGCGCTCCCTGAAATCGCCCACGGGTGTCCAGGACTCACCCTCAGCCTTCAGCCGCACGCGGCGCCTCCGGACGGCCGCTGGACTCCGATCTGACCGTACGCTGGTCACGCACGCACATCGGAGTCACAGTGCACCTCGGAGCGGCGGCGCCGGCGACCGTTGAGGACGTCCACAACGCCGCGCGCGCCATGCCCCAAGTCACCGTCGAACGCGC
The DNA window shown above is from Euzebyales bacterium and carries:
- a CDS encoding ribbon-helix-helix domain-containing protein, encoding MAAIDSLVAQGVFDSRSDAVRAGLRAIVDRYRRAQVAAEIVEAYQTRPQTDDEYSWGDEATRDMIADEPW
- a CDS encoding TfoX/Sxy family protein, with product MRLKAEGESWTPVGDFRERCRRPVRDHVLPWRWQRRGGRLMQMPKPTEADKARFLDLVPDDPRVETRPMFGNLGAFVNGNMFMGLFGADIGVKLPEHARDELLSVEGAGPFGPVERPMGGYVTIPLAWASDPAHAAPWVKCALDHVAALPPKKPKSKR